From Rhizobium sp. NZLR1, a single genomic window includes:
- a CDS encoding CoA transferase yields the protein MTSISRSALPLSGVRVVDFGQYIAGPAVAMILGDLGATVVHIDPPSGPLWDNPANAILNRNKLIVAIDLKTKAGAEEANALVAEADIVIENFRPGVLARLGIDFEALRAARPEMISVSIPGFASNDRLRRDWRAFETVIAASSGVFTDMGLNRVLMGINPSFSPLPLASAYGTMLAASAAVFALQSREKTGHGDHIEVPLAAAVMEGLSYNSIKIDDYPVRYQTQREQEIERRRTEGLPMDMSYDDLQEFLDPFYRSFLCSDGRMFYVVCPSHKNHAKRCLQTLGIYDELVEEGLREEEDTYLPVAAWSSDVSLGVYPLPKFWADKIAGRMKQIFLTKTSAEWERVFGEGLFPGAPQRWLQEWIADDHAKAAGLMIEVEDPVLGSMTQPGPMAWLQESAEAMLSPAPRAWGSVADALAKLRTIKAPELPLPAVGPAGGWLDGVKVLDLCNVIAGPHSVAYLARFGAEVIKIDPAKPLYDCWNTVIFGMSHMRGKQSALLNISSPDGRVAFEKLVKSVDVVVWNATDRQVNAMGLDVEGLKALNPQAIFCQIDCFGGVRTGPRTNYLGYDDLVQAATGIMLRFGGSMQTPEEHAHVGTIDVMCGFGAALGVAAALYQKSRTGVIGRPRTSLSALTGLAQIPFCYDYEGRRPFDEPSGRATRGFNALARVYETQDGGSILLAATEDDLPGFSGVQGLTRLPLLAPGDRETYLTDAFATRPAETWHQRLIAAGIGVSLCDNIESIRSRSARVADGTPGTDRGSYSFSIFPDHPSGHTVTQLDPLAVRSTQATVTSLAPAEKYGASTAKVLSEVGYSESEIEMLITSGSASVSWSHEYLPS from the coding sequence ATGACATCGATTTCGCGTTCCGCATTGCCGCTCTCGGGCGTTCGGGTCGTTGACTTCGGCCAGTATATCGCCGGCCCGGCCGTTGCCATGATCCTTGGCGATCTCGGTGCGACCGTCGTGCATATCGATCCACCATCGGGTCCGCTCTGGGACAATCCGGCCAACGCGATCCTCAACCGCAACAAGCTGATCGTGGCGATCGACCTGAAGACCAAGGCTGGAGCCGAAGAGGCCAATGCGTTGGTCGCCGAGGCCGACATCGTCATCGAGAATTTCCGGCCGGGCGTCTTGGCCCGGCTCGGCATCGACTTCGAAGCGTTGCGCGCGGCCCGGCCGGAAATGATCAGCGTCTCTATCCCCGGCTTTGCTTCGAACGATCGGTTGCGCCGCGACTGGCGGGCCTTTGAGACCGTCATTGCCGCTTCTTCCGGCGTCTTCACCGACATGGGCCTGAACCGAGTACTGATGGGTATCAATCCGTCCTTTTCGCCCCTGCCGCTGGCATCCGCCTACGGCACCATGCTGGCGGCTTCCGCCGCGGTCTTTGCCCTGCAGTCGCGCGAGAAGACCGGCCATGGCGATCACATCGAGGTTCCGCTCGCCGCCGCAGTCATGGAGGGCCTGTCCTATAATTCGATCAAGATCGACGATTACCCTGTGCGCTACCAGACCCAGCGCGAACAGGAGATCGAGCGCCGCCGCACCGAAGGCCTGCCGATGGACATGTCCTATGACGACCTTCAGGAATTCCTCGATCCGTTCTATCGCAGCTTCCTGTGCAGCGATGGCCGGATGTTCTACGTCGTTTGCCCGAGCCACAAGAACCACGCCAAGCGCTGCCTGCAGACGCTTGGCATCTATGACGAACTGGTGGAGGAAGGACTTCGCGAGGAAGAGGATACCTATCTCCCCGTCGCCGCATGGTCATCCGACGTCTCGCTCGGTGTCTATCCATTGCCAAAATTCTGGGCCGACAAGATCGCCGGCCGAATGAAGCAAATCTTCCTGACAAAGACTTCAGCCGAATGGGAGCGCGTGTTCGGTGAGGGCCTGTTCCCCGGTGCGCCGCAGCGATGGCTGCAGGAATGGATCGCCGACGACCATGCCAAGGCGGCGGGACTGATGATCGAGGTCGAAGACCCCGTTCTTGGCAGCATGACCCAGCCGGGACCGATGGCCTGGCTGCAGGAAAGCGCCGAGGCCATGCTCAGCCCAGCGCCGCGCGCCTGGGGAAGCGTTGCCGACGCATTGGCAAAACTGCGGACGATAAAGGCCCCAGAATTGCCTTTGCCGGCAGTAGGTCCTGCTGGCGGATGGCTGGATGGCGTCAAAGTCCTCGATCTTTGCAACGTCATCGCCGGACCGCATTCTGTCGCCTATCTCGCCCGGTTCGGCGCGGAGGTCATCAAGATCGATCCGGCCAAGCCACTCTACGACTGCTGGAACACGGTGATCTTCGGCATGTCGCATATGCGCGGCAAACAATCCGCACTGCTGAATATCAGCTCGCCTGATGGACGGGTCGCTTTCGAAAAGCTGGTGAAGTCCGTAGACGTCGTCGTCTGGAACGCGACCGACCGGCAGGTCAACGCCATGGGCCTCGACGTTGAGGGCTTGAAGGCCCTCAATCCACAGGCGATCTTCTGCCAGATCGATTGCTTCGGCGGCGTCCGCACCGGACCGCGCACCAACTATCTCGGCTATGACGACCTAGTGCAGGCAGCAACCGGCATCATGCTGCGGTTCGGCGGTTCGATGCAGACGCCCGAGGAACACGCTCATGTCGGCACGATCGATGTCATGTGCGGCTTTGGTGCAGCGCTCGGCGTGGCCGCAGCGCTCTACCAGAAGTCAAGAACCGGCGTCATCGGTCGTCCCAGGACTTCGCTTTCAGCGCTGACGGGTTTGGCGCAGATTCCATTCTGCTATGACTATGAGGGCCGCAGGCCGTTCGACGAGCCTTCAGGACGCGCGACGAGAGGGTTCAATGCGCTCGCGCGGGTCTACGAGACGCAGGATGGCGGCTCGATTCTCTTGGCCGCAACTGAAGACGACCTCCCCGGGTTCTCGGGCGTACAGGGATTGACGCGCTTGCCTCTGCTGGCTCCAGGCGACCGTGAGACTTATCTGACCGATGCGTTCGCCACCCGACCCGCCGAAACCTGGCATCAGCGCCTTATCGCCGCTGGCATCGGCGTATCGCTCTGCGACAATATCGAGAGCATCCGGAGCCGCAGTGCGCGCGTTGCCGACGGCACGCCGGGGACGGACCGCGGCAGTTATTCGTTCTCGATCTTCCCCGATCATCCCAGCGGTCACACAGTGACACAACTTGATCCGCTCGCCGTGAGGTCGACGCAGGCGACGGTAACTTCGTTGGCTCCCGCCGAAAAATACGGAGCGTCGACGGCAAAGGTATTGTCGGAGGTGGGCTACAGCGAAAGCGAGATAGAGATGTTGATCACGTCGGGATCGGCCAGCGTCTCATGGAGCCATGAATACCTGCCGAGCTAA
- a CDS encoding EAL domain-containing protein, whose amino-acid sequence MFTVLTCITEQHDLTLVGLAGLICFLASHCTLVLLNRATLSEGAVRWVWLVTAGAAGGFGIWATHFIAMLAYDSGVVVGYHAGLTLVSLLVAIVATTAAVAAKIAYDRWVANVLAGVLFGVGIWSMHFTGMLAIEFPGEISWNAGYVTASVVLGVAFSIAAFRFAGRSGRSTFGRLVPTVLLTLGVVALHFTAMAGVTVIPGITALDPATLLSPALMAVTIAAVTFSLLAAGFAAAIFAVRWQAKTARAERNFKLLVQGVTDYAIYMLDPDGKVSNWNAGAERAKGYRADEIVGKDFSLFYSEEDRRKGLPQQALQTARTEGKFEAQGWRYRKDGSSFWAHVVIDAIYDETGQLIGYVKITKDTSKQKADADRIEEITRNLDVALENMGQGICMFDRDERLVLCNKRYLEIFRFPEGSVRPGMGYRQIVDVGYSAHAEDAAEASVQAEAHYIRNMALIRSGAGSAVHKYPSGISIQQNVNMLPNGGWVVTFEDITDRLKSEEQVAFLAKHDGLTGMPNRLQFGESVSEEMMIADRVRGNVAVIGIDLDKFKEINDQHGHGTGDKVLVELARRLDEARQEGEFIARFGGDEFAATKRFDELSALHDFIARLEGALAGTVSIDGFEIRSGASLGVAIYPSDAASVDGLLANADLAMYRAKQSLLQRVCFYEAAMDEHARRRRSLAKDLWASIDRSQLHLHYQVQKSVRTGEITGYEVLLRWRHHERGNIPPMDFIGLAEECGAILPIGEWVLREACREAASWNNSDKIAVNLSPIQLGHSDMAAVISDILSETGLNARRLEIEITESSIIVDKDKALRTMRQIKALGVSIAIDDFGTGYSSLETLRSFPFDKIKLDKSFMAEVETSPQSKAIVRAILALGRSLEVPVLAEGVETQAQLDTLLEEQCDEAQGYLLGKPQAMGEPAVERAA is encoded by the coding sequence ATGTTTACCGTTCTGACGTGCATCACCGAGCAGCATGATCTCACGCTGGTCGGGCTTGCGGGTTTGATCTGCTTTCTCGCAAGCCATTGCACGCTCGTTCTGCTCAATCGGGCGACATTGTCCGAGGGCGCGGTTCGCTGGGTGTGGCTGGTGACGGCGGGGGCGGCGGGCGGTTTTGGCATCTGGGCCACGCATTTCATCGCCATGCTGGCATACGATTCCGGCGTCGTCGTCGGTTACCATGCCGGATTGACGCTGGTCTCGCTGCTGGTCGCGATCGTGGCGACGACGGCGGCGGTTGCCGCCAAGATCGCCTATGACAGATGGGTGGCGAACGTCCTGGCGGGCGTGCTCTTCGGCGTGGGTATCTGGTCTATGCATTTCACCGGCATGCTGGCCATCGAATTCCCCGGTGAGATCTCGTGGAATGCGGGCTACGTGACGGCCTCGGTCGTTCTCGGCGTTGCCTTTTCGATCGCTGCCTTTCGATTTGCCGGCCGGAGCGGCCGGTCGACTTTCGGCAGGCTGGTGCCGACGGTTTTGCTGACGCTCGGCGTCGTCGCCCTGCATTTCACCGCAATGGCAGGGGTGACGGTCATTCCGGGCATCACCGCGCTCGATCCCGCCACGCTTCTTTCACCGGCACTGATGGCGGTGACGATCGCCGCCGTCACTTTTTCGCTGCTGGCGGCCGGGTTTGCGGCCGCCATTTTCGCCGTGCGTTGGCAGGCCAAGACCGCCAGGGCGGAGCGCAACTTCAAGCTCCTGGTGCAGGGGGTGACCGATTACGCGATCTATATGCTCGATCCGGATGGAAAGGTCAGCAATTGGAATGCCGGCGCCGAGCGCGCCAAGGGCTATAGAGCCGATGAGATCGTCGGCAAGGATTTCTCATTGTTCTATTCGGAGGAAGACCGCCGCAAAGGCCTGCCGCAGCAGGCGCTTCAGACCGCCCGCACTGAAGGTAAGTTCGAGGCCCAGGGGTGGCGTTATCGCAAGGACGGCTCCTCCTTCTGGGCTCATGTCGTCATTGACGCGATCTATGACGAGACCGGCCAACTGATCGGCTATGTGAAGATTACCAAGGACACCAGCAAGCAGAAGGCGGATGCCGACCGGATCGAGGAGATCACCCGCAATCTCGACGTCGCGCTCGAGAATATGGGGCAAGGCATCTGCATGTTCGACAGGGACGAGCGCCTGGTGCTTTGCAACAAGCGCTATCTCGAGATCTTCCGGTTTCCCGAAGGATCGGTGCGTCCCGGCATGGGCTACCGACAGATCGTCGACGTCGGCTATTCCGCCCATGCGGAGGATGCCGCAGAGGCATCCGTGCAGGCCGAGGCGCATTATATCAGGAACATGGCACTGATCAGATCAGGCGCCGGCAGCGCGGTTCACAAATATCCGAGCGGCATATCCATCCAGCAGAACGTCAACATGCTGCCCAATGGCGGCTGGGTCGTCACCTTCGAAGACATCACCGATCGCCTGAAATCCGAGGAGCAGGTCGCCTTCCTTGCCAAGCATGACGGCCTGACCGGCATGCCGAACCGGCTGCAGTTCGGCGAGAGCGTCTCTGAGGAAATGATGATCGCCGACCGGGTGAGGGGCAACGTCGCCGTCATCGGCATCGACCTCGACAAGTTCAAGGAGATCAACGATCAGCACGGGCACGGCACCGGCGACAAGGTCCTCGTCGAGCTGGCGCGGCGTCTCGACGAGGCGCGGCAGGAGGGCGAGTTCATCGCCCGGTTCGGAGGAGACGAGTTCGCCGCGACCAAGCGCTTCGATGAGCTGAGCGCCCTGCACGATTTCATCGCGCGGCTGGAAGGCGCGCTCGCGGGGACGGTTTCCATCGACGGCTTCGAGATCAGGAGCGGCGCCAGCCTCGGCGTGGCGATCTATCCGAGCGACGCCGCAAGCGTCGACGGGCTTCTCGCCAATGCCGACCTTGCGATGTACCGCGCCAAACAATCCTTGCTGCAGAGGGTCTGCTTCTACGAGGCTGCCATGGACGAGCATGCGCGCCGCCGCCGCTCGCTCGCCAAGGACCTCTGGGCCTCGATTGATCGCAGCCAGCTGCATCTGCACTATCAGGTGCAGAAATCGGTGCGAACGGGCGAGATCACCGGCTACGAGGTTCTGCTGCGCTGGCGGCATCACGAACGCGGCAACATCCCGCCGATGGATTTCATCGGCCTGGCCGAGGAATGCGGCGCGATCCTGCCGATCGGCGAATGGGTGCTGCGGGAAGCGTGCCGGGAGGCGGCGAGCTGGAACAACAGCGACAAAATCGCCGTCAACCTGTCGCCGATCCAGCTCGGCCATTCCGATATGGCGGCCGTCATATCAGACATCCTCTCGGAAACCGGTCTGAATGCCCGGCGTCTCGAAATCGAAATCACCGAAAGCTCGATCATCGTCGACAAGGACAAGGCCTTGCGGACGATGCGGCAGATCAAGGCGCTCGGCGTGTCGATCGCAATCGACGACTTCGGCACCGGCTATTCGTCGCTGGAGACGCTACGCTCCTTTCCCTTCGACAAGATCAAACTCGACAAGAGCTTCATGGCCGAGGTCGAAACCAGCCCCCAGTCAAAGGCGATCGTCAGAGCCATCCTGGCACTCGGCCGCAGCCTGGAGGTGCCGGTGCTGGCCGAAGGCGTGGAAACGCAGGCGCAGCTCGACACGCTCTTGGAAGAACAGTGCGACGAGGCGCAGGGTTATTTACTCGGAAAGCCCCAGGCGATGGGCGAGCCGGCGGTTGAGAGGGCGGCTTGA
- a CDS encoding adenylate/guanylate cyclase domain-containing protein, with protein sequence MTDQFLQRRLAAIVVADVVGYSRLMEADEVATLANLRELRSGVIEPAVTRHNGRIFKVMGDGFLIEFGSAVDAVEAALEMQRATTTVEASGDRRLLLRVGVNLGDVIDDGSDVLGDGVNVAARLETQAAPGGICISANVHGEIVGKISDRFFDAGERYLKNLTRPIHVWHWPDALQSILPLPECPSIAVLPFTNMSGDEADAPFVDGLTEDLITDLSRTAGLFVIARNSVYGYKGKPVDVKLVAQELGVRYVLEGSARRAMGRVRINAQLVDTLAGQHLWAERFDRTLEDVFELQDEVNAKIVEALVGRLTIPTPRNRPKNFEAYDLCVRARLLTEESPQTEREAYMLLQRAVKLEPSYAEALGLLAYNRWLAWAHFGEPEDPNRRMAATSAQKAVELDPNDAGCRYVLGTILAYERRWEESEAAFAKALELDPNHADTWAAMSDISVLDGRVADGLAQIEKALRLNPYPACWYLCHLGQAQYAARDYEAATATLRRKDTYRTNSRKFLAATLAQLGHREEARREAELFLIAHPHFTIGHWLSSQPLRDASVRDHFVDGFRKAGLPEM encoded by the coding sequence ATGACGGATCAATTTCTTCAGCGTCGTCTCGCTGCCATCGTCGTTGCCGATGTGGTGGGATATTCACGCCTGATGGAGGCTGATGAAGTCGCAACGCTGGCGAACCTCAGAGAACTCCGTTCTGGCGTTATCGAGCCGGCTGTGACGCGCCACAACGGTCGCATCTTCAAGGTCATGGGCGACGGCTTCCTAATCGAATTCGGTAGCGCGGTGGACGCAGTCGAAGCCGCGCTGGAAATGCAACGGGCCACCACGACTGTCGAGGCTTCCGGAGATCGACGCCTACTTTTGCGTGTAGGCGTCAATCTGGGAGATGTCATTGACGATGGTTCAGACGTCCTCGGCGACGGCGTCAATGTCGCGGCGCGCTTGGAGACGCAGGCCGCACCAGGAGGTATCTGCATTTCAGCCAATGTTCACGGCGAGATCGTCGGCAAGATTAGCGACCGGTTCTTTGATGCAGGCGAACGCTACCTGAAGAACCTGACGCGCCCGATCCACGTGTGGCATTGGCCGGATGCGCTGCAGAGCATATTGCCGCTGCCCGAATGTCCCTCGATCGCTGTCTTGCCGTTCACGAATATGAGTGGGGATGAAGCGGACGCGCCTTTCGTCGACGGCTTGACCGAAGATCTGATCACCGACCTTTCCCGTACGGCTGGCCTGTTCGTCATCGCGCGCAATTCCGTGTACGGCTACAAGGGGAAGCCGGTCGACGTAAAGCTGGTCGCCCAGGAACTCGGCGTCCGCTATGTCCTGGAGGGGAGCGCCAGACGCGCCATGGGACGTGTCCGCATCAATGCCCAATTGGTCGACACGCTTGCCGGCCAGCACTTGTGGGCCGAGAGGTTTGACAGGACGCTGGAAGATGTTTTCGAGTTACAGGATGAAGTTAACGCCAAGATTGTCGAAGCCCTCGTCGGCCGGCTGACCATCCCGACGCCGCGCAATCGGCCGAAGAACTTTGAGGCGTACGATCTGTGTGTGCGCGCCCGCCTCCTGACGGAAGAGTCGCCGCAAACTGAGCGTGAGGCCTATATGCTGCTCCAGCGCGCGGTTAAGCTCGAGCCATCATATGCCGAGGCGCTCGGTCTGCTCGCCTATAACCGTTGGCTTGCCTGGGCTCATTTCGGCGAGCCCGAAGATCCCAACCGCCGGATGGCGGCGACGTCAGCGCAGAAGGCGGTCGAGCTGGATCCCAACGATGCCGGCTGCCGTTACGTTCTGGGGACCATTTTGGCTTATGAGCGGCGATGGGAGGAATCAGAGGCCGCCTTCGCCAAGGCCCTGGAGCTGGACCCCAACCACGCCGACACCTGGGCCGCCATGTCGGACATTTCCGTGCTGGACGGCAGGGTTGCCGACGGACTGGCGCAGATCGAAAAAGCTCTGCGGCTCAATCCCTATCCAGCCTGCTGGTATCTTTGTCATCTTGGGCAGGCGCAATACGCCGCGCGTGATTATGAGGCGGCAACCGCTACACTCCGCAGGAAAGACACGTATCGTACCAACTCACGCAAATTCCTGGCGGCTACGCTTGCGCAATTGGGCCACCGTGAGGAGGCGCGGCGAGAAGCCGAATTGTTCCTGATCGCCCACCCTCATTTCACCATTGGCCATTGGCTGAGCTCCCAGCCGCTGCGCGATGCATCCGTACGAGACCACTTTGTCGACGGTTTCCGAAAGGCCGGCCTGCCGGAGATGTGA
- a CDS encoding beta-galactosidase, translated as MSDKTLSVWNTVKTDRFLVGAPHYPEHVDESYWERDAERMAKAGFNTVRMAEFAWHILEPKLGAFDFDLFDRAIAMLGRYGIGTILCTPTATPPRWLTVAHPEVLRVDGKGRPMSHGSRQHCDTASPVLREHSRRITKAMAEHYRDNPHVVGWQTDNELNTSMPESFSEATLTEFQAYLADTYGEIGKLNRAWGGDFWATAYDGFDQVVLPIEFGPTFPSPGHLQDYHRFLAFSTARFQHDQVEILRAVKSAWFIFHNLGGLRDIDFRGQFSKDLDFVGYDIYPMLYDEFQRLGNHAKVQALHLDICRGFSGNYIVPEQQSGFGSQPGFCTLTPEPGELRRMALSSVAHGADGLMFFRWRPAHFGAEIYWMGIIDHDDVARHRYEEAKRFATEMIALQPKILGTYVRMDVGIAGSDFDNQEAHKTYPIGLPSPQDDAILLHQHCYDRGIACGFIHPEDDLSRLKLFYVPHWVMWKGEWTAKLEAFAAAGGTVVIGARTGTRNEDNHVIRETAPGTTLSKLTGVCVEDFGRLTAPGANGLFDVMERSGGLVIPPNKPAESHRRERRFKIGNREITAGHFYENLAVDGDVEVIAAWSNRYAEGQAMATSRKVGKGQVVYLGTYLTPELTEALTERLFPQAGIEPLVGGLPEGVEVTMRMNEERRLLFVQNYTDQPASIGGVPAGRDLLDGEKPVTGRLDLGGYGCAIVELEG; from the coding sequence GTGTCCGACAAGACCCTCTCCGTATGGAACACCGTCAAGACCGACCGCTTCCTCGTCGGCGCCCCGCATTATCCCGAGCATGTCGATGAAAGCTATTGGGAGCGCGACGCCGAGCGTATGGCGAAGGCCGGCTTCAACACCGTCAGAATGGCCGAATTCGCCTGGCATATTCTCGAGCCGAAGCTCGGCGCCTTCGACTTCGATCTCTTCGACCGCGCCATCGCCATGCTCGGCCGCTACGGCATCGGTACGATCCTATGCACCCCGACGGCGACGCCGCCGCGCTGGCTGACCGTGGCCCATCCCGAGGTCCTCCGGGTCGACGGCAAGGGCCGCCCGATGAGCCACGGTTCGCGCCAGCACTGCGACACGGCAAGCCCTGTCTTGCGTGAACACAGCCGGCGCATCACCAAGGCGATGGCCGAGCACTATCGCGACAATCCGCATGTCGTCGGATGGCAGACCGACAATGAGCTGAACACCAGCATGCCGGAGAGCTTTTCCGAGGCGACGCTCACCGAATTCCAGGCTTACCTTGCCGACACATACGGCGAGATCGGCAAGCTCAACCGTGCCTGGGGCGGCGATTTTTGGGCGACGGCCTATGATGGTTTCGACCAGGTGGTGCTGCCGATCGAATTCGGCCCGACCTTTCCAAGCCCCGGCCATCTGCAGGATTACCACCGCTTCCTCGCCTTCTCGACGGCGCGCTTCCAGCACGACCAGGTCGAGATCCTGCGCGCGGTGAAATCCGCCTGGTTCATCTTCCACAATCTCGGCGGCCTGCGGGATATCGATTTCCGCGGCCAGTTCAGCAAGGATCTCGATTTCGTCGGCTATGATATCTATCCGATGCTCTATGACGAGTTCCAGCGGCTCGGCAACCACGCCAAGGTGCAGGCGCTGCACCTCGATATCTGCCGCGGCTTCTCCGGCAACTACATCGTGCCCGAGCAGCAATCGGGCTTCGGCAGCCAGCCGGGCTTCTGCACGCTGACGCCGGAACCGGGCGAGCTACGCCGCATGGCGCTGTCTTCGGTCGCTCACGGCGCCGACGGCTTGATGTTCTTCCGCTGGCGTCCGGCCCATTTCGGCGCCGAGATCTACTGGATGGGCATCATCGACCATGACGATGTCGCCCGCCACCGCTATGAGGAAGCCAAGCGCTTCGCCACCGAGATGATTGCGCTGCAGCCGAAGATCCTCGGCACCTATGTGCGCATGGATGTCGGCATCGCCGGTTCGGATTTCGACAACCAGGAAGCTCACAAGACCTATCCGATCGGCCTGCCGAGCCCGCAGGACGATGCGATCCTGCTGCACCAGCATTGCTATGATCGCGGTATCGCCTGCGGCTTCATCCATCCCGAGGACGATCTTTCCAGGTTGAAGCTCTTCTATGTCCCCCATTGGGTGATGTGGAAGGGCGAATGGACGGCGAAGCTCGAAGCCTTCGCGGCGGCGGGCGGCACCGTCGTCATCGGCGCCCGCACCGGCACCCGCAATGAAGACAACCACGTCATCCGCGAGACCGCCCCCGGCACCACCCTTTCGAAGCTGACTGGCGTGTGCGTCGAAGATTTCGGCCGTCTGACCGCGCCGGGCGCCAACGGCCTGTTCGACGTGATGGAGCGCTCGGGCGGGCTCGTCATCCCGCCGAACAAGCCGGCCGAATCCCATCGCCGCGAACGCCGCTTCAAGATCGGCAACCGCGAAATCACCGCCGGCCACTTCTATGAAAACCTCGCCGTCGACGGCGATGTCGAAGTGATCGCCGCCTGGTCCAACCGCTATGCCGAAGGCCAGGCGATGGCAACCTCCCGCAAGGTCGGCAAGGGGCAGGTGGTCTATCTCGGCACCTATCTCACGCCTGAACTGACCGAGGCGCTCACTGAACGCCTCTTTCCCCAGGCCGGGATCGAACCGCTGGTCGGCGGTCTGCCCGAAGGCGTGGAGGTGACGATGCGGATGAATGAGGAACGGCGGCTGCTCTTCGTGCAAAACTATACCGACCAGCCGGCGTCTATCGGCGGCGTGCCGGCCGGGCGGGACCTGCTGGATGGGGAGAAGCCGGTGACGGGTAGGCTGGATCTTGGAGGCTATGGCTGTGCGATTGTTGAGCTGGAGGGGTGA
- the ugpC gene encoding sn-glycerol-3-phosphate ABC transporter ATP-binding protein UgpC → MTSLELRQINKNYGAYHALRGIDLSVAQGEFIVMVGPSGCGKSTLLKSIAGLEEISSGQILINGRDVSKQEPGDRGIAMVFQSYALYPHMTVAENMGFGLRMAKRPKAEIEAAVARAAKILRITDQLDKRPKQLSGGQRQRVAIGRAITRSPEVFLFDEPLSNLDAALRTQMRVELSSLHAELGATMVYVTHDQVEAMTMASRIVVLNRGVIEQVGSPLELYRNPDNLFVAGFLGAPRMNFLGVTVDDVSRRNVTVSAPGLVPVTVELAQATALSKGTSLTLGVRPETISMVADASQGGAIEGQVRLVEHLGRETILYVDAGNMRTIASESGTGNITVQLSYVAPFAAEQKVALKLDASELYLFSSEGGRTISARKTILDR, encoded by the coding sequence ATGACCAGTCTCGAACTTCGGCAGATCAACAAGAATTACGGCGCCTATCATGCGCTACGCGGCATCGACCTTTCGGTCGCGCAAGGCGAGTTCATCGTCATGGTCGGTCCATCAGGCTGCGGCAAATCCACGCTTTTGAAATCGATCGCCGGCCTGGAGGAGATTTCCTCCGGCCAGATCCTGATCAACGGCCGCGATGTCAGCAAGCAGGAACCGGGCGATCGCGGCATCGCCATGGTCTTCCAGTCCTATGCGCTCTATCCGCACATGACAGTGGCGGAGAACATGGGCTTCGGCCTGCGCATGGCCAAGCGCCCGAAGGCCGAGATCGAGGCGGCCGTGGCGCGCGCAGCCAAGATCCTCCGGATCACCGATCAGCTCGACAAGCGGCCGAAGCAGCTGTCCGGCGGCCAGCGGCAGCGCGTGGCGATCGGCCGGGCGATCACCCGCTCGCCCGAGGTCTTCCTGTTCGACGAGCCGCTGTCGAACCTCGATGCGGCGCTTAGAACCCAGATGCGCGTCGAGCTCAGCAGCCTGCATGCCGAGCTTGGCGCCACCATGGTCTATGTCACCCATGACCAGGTGGAGGCGATGACCATGGCAAGCCGGATCGTCGTCCTCAACCGGGGGGTGATCGAGCAGGTCGGCTCGCCATTGGAGCTTTACCGCAATCCCGACAATCTTTTCGTCGCCGGCTTCCTCGGCGCGCCACGGATGAATTTCCTCGGCGTCACCGTCGACGACGTGTCCCGCCGCAACGTGACGGTTTCGGCGCCCGGTCTCGTGCCGGTGACAGTGGAACTGGCGCAGGCGACGGCGCTGTCGAAAGGCACCAGCCTGACCCTCGGCGTTCGTCCGGAGACGATATCGATGGTCGCCGATGCCAGTCAGGGTGGGGCGATCGAAGGCCAGGTCCGGCTGGTCGAGCATCTCGGCCGCGAGACCATCCTCTATGTCGACGCCGGCAATATGCGGACCATCGCTTCGGAAAGCGGCACCGGCAACATCACGGTGCAGCTGAGTTACGTCGCGCCCTTTGCCGCCGAGCAGAAGGTGGCGCTGAAGCTCGACGCCAGCGAGCTCTATCTCTTTTCATCCGAAGGCGGCCGCACGATCAGCGCCCGCAAGACCATTCTCGACAGATAG